In the genome of Candidatus Poribacteria bacterium, the window GGACGCGTCGGGCAGGCTACATGGAGTAGATCATCCGGTTCGCTTCATCGAAGTCGGGCTGGAGCGGGTCGGTGGACAGGAAAAGCTTCTGGTACGGCTCGTAGAGCTGGATGTAGCTCCAGTTGACGCCGCACAGAATCTTGCTCTCGTTCGCCAGTTTGACGAACTTTCCTCGGAACTTGGCGCGTGTCGTCTCCGGCGGGTTACGCATCGCGTGCTGGATCTGCTCTTCGGTCACGACGCGCTCCATCAGGCCGCGCCGCTCCATGCCGTAGAAGATGCCCTTGTTCGTATCGATGTTATGGTACTCGAGATCGAGCCGCAGCGTCGCGTAGCTGTCCCACTCGATGCCCCGCGACGCGACGTAGGACTCGATGATCTTTCGTTTGGCGACCCAGTCGAGGTACCGATCCAGCGATTCCGGGTCTTCTTCCAGCCCGCTCAGAACCAGGTCCCACCGCCGCAGCGTGTCGCGGATCACCGGGTCGCGGTCCCTGGCGAAGTACTTCTCGGCAAGGGACCAGTACTCCCGTTGGAGCGCGACGGCGGACATCTTCTTGCCGCTCTGCAGTTCGATCTCGCGCTTGCACGTCAGGTCATCGCTGATCTGCATGATGGCGCGCACCGATTCGCGGAGCTCCAGCCGCTTGTCGAGGGCGTTTTCCTCGATCATCTGGAGCACGAGCGCGGTAGTCGCCACCTTCAGGTGCGTGACGAACTCGGACATGTTCGAGTCGCCGACGATGACGTGCAGGCGGCGGTACTTCTCGCGGTCGGCGTGGGGTTCGTCGCGCGTGTTGATGATGCCGCGAGCCGTCGTCGTCGCGATGGAGATGTCTTCGCGGATGTGCTGGGCGCGCTGGGAGATCGCGAAGCGTCCCCGGTTCTCCGGTCGCACCTTTCCCGCTCCGCAGTAGACTTGCCGAGACACGAAGAACGGGATGAGCTGCGTCGCCATCTGCCGGAACCCGATGTTCCGGTCCATCAGGTAGTTCTCGTGGCATCCGTACGTATTTCCGGGCGTGTCCGTGTTGTTCTTGAACACGGAGATGCGGCTCATGAAGCTGTCCTGGCGCATGCGCTTCTCGGCGGAAGCCGCCAGGGACTCGATGATGCGCTCGCCCGCGCGGTCGTGCATGACGAGCTCGAGAACGTCGTCGCACTCCGGCGTCGCGTACTCTGGGTGGCATCCGATGTCTTGGTAGAACCGCGCGCCGTTCTCCAGGAACACGTCGGGGTACATCCTGCCCGAGATGATCTCCCGGAAGAGGTACATGACGGCGTTCTGGATCGACAGGGCTTTGCCGCCCCGGCGGTCTGAGGAGCAGATGATTCCGTACTCGTTCTCGAGTCCGAAGATGCGCCGCTTCACAGACCGACCTTTCGGACGGTGGGCAGGACGCGGTTACGATGCCACGTCGCCGATCAGGTCGGCGATTTCCTCGCTTGCCAGTCGGCGGAACTTTCGCCGCCCGCGATGCCGATCCAAGACAGCCACCTCGAGCCGCTCGCTGGAGATCTCTTCACGAGCCCCTTCCGCTTCGTCCTGATCGGTCTCGTCGCCCTCCCGCACGGTGCGCAGGGCGTCCAGCGCCAACCGCACTGCCGCGTCCAATGCCAAGCCTTCAGCGAACCGCTCGAGAAGCCAGGACCGGAGCGCTTCGGCTTTCCCTCCGATCACGGACACGTTCTTGTCTTCGGAGAGTCGACCGTCGTAGGAGATGCGATAGAGGCGCGTCGGAGATATGCCGGGCTCACCGACTTCCGCGACGAGGAGCTCAATCTCGAGCGGCTTCGCGTCGAACTGTCGCCAGACGTTCCCGACGTACTGCGAGTAGAGGTTCGCGAGCCATCGCGCGGTGACGTCCTCGCGTGAGTAAGTATACCCCTTTACCTCGGAGTGCTCAATTCCCACCATTCGCAGCGGATCGTACTCCTGGAAGCTGCCGACGCCTGCGAACGCGATCCGGTCGTAGACCTCGGACACCTTGTTGAGCGTGGAACTCGCGTTCTCCGCGATGAACGCGACTCCATCGGCGTACTCGACGGCGAGAACCTCGCGGCCCAGCTCGATGCCCCGCCGCGCGAGCTCGTCCTTTTCCTGCATGATTTGTTCGGGCGACACAAGCAGCGGCGATGGCATGTAGACCCTCGCATCGGGTGGCGGCGTTCCAGTCGGACGTTTGTCGAGGCTGTGTGGGGAGAGGATATCGCCGACCGCGCAGGCGGGTCAATTCGGCGAGGCAATATAAAGAGCCGCCAGTGCGTGCGATGCACCAGCGGCAAAGAAAGAGGTCAACTGAATTCTCCACAATGATAACCGCTTTGGTCAGGTTCGGCAACGCGCGCGGTCCCACGCGCCGATGCTGCCATCGCCATGGAGCCCATGGCAGAACGCGCCTCCGTCCGTGTTGATGACCTTCCGCCGCCGTGGTAGACTAGGCTTCCTGCTGTGACACCCTCGCGCAAGGATGACCCCTATGGCGGCGGACGTGGGAACGCAAGTGGATCGAGCGGCGAGGAGAGCGCTCGAAGTCGTGTCGTTGCCAGTGGCGAGGGCGTCCGTGTGGTTGGGCGTGTCTCCCGACGTACTGACCGCACTAGGATTCGTCGGCAACGTCGTCGTCGCGGCTCTCATCATCCAGGGGCGTCTTGCCATCGCCGGGGTCGTCATGATCTTGGCAGGCCTGTTCGACGCGCTCGACGGCGCGGCGGCGCGGCTCGCCGAGCGCGCGGGGAAATCGGGCGCGTTGCTTGATTCGGTCATCGACCGATACGCGGAGTCCGCGGTGTACATGGGGCTACTGATCTACTTCTTCAGAGCGAACCATCTGCTCGGAGTGGCGTTGGCGTTCCTCGCCATCATCGGTTCGCTGCTGGTCAGCTACATCCGGGCTCGGGCTGAAGGCCTCAACATCCAGTGTCGCGTTGGGTTGATGCAGCGCGGCGAGAGGATCGTGCTGCTCGCCGTCGGACTGATCTGGGGCACGTGGTGGCCCTTCGAGTGGGCGTCGTCGTCGCTCGGATCGGCTCCGTTCCTGGTCTTCTGCCTCGGTGTCCTTGCCCTGCTGGCGCATATCACGGCGCTGCACCGCCTGATCTTCTCCTACAACGCCCTGCAGCGTGCTGCCCGTTCCTAGGTCTGCGGTCAGAGCGCGAGATCGAACTCACCGAGGATTTCCCATGGGCTCCATGCTCCGATGCGACCGAGTTGCCGCTGTCGTCCTGCTGCTGGCGCTGGCGCTTCCCGCGTTCTGCCAGGTCGGCGAGGATGCAGACGTGTCCATGCGACCCGAAGGGCTGATCGCATACGTCGAGCAGCGCCCCAAACCGACGCGCGACGGCATCGCCGCCTTCTTCGGGATCGCCAAGTTCCTGCGAACGTCCAACATCTACGACCAGTTCTCGTTCGACGTTTTCACGATGCGCTCAGATGGCACGGATCGCCGCCAACTGACCACCGACGGCATGAACCGCAACCCGGTCTGGTCGCGCGACGGGAAGTGGCTGGCGTACATCAACGGTCCCCAGCAGATTCAGAGCCTGTTCGTCGTGCGAGCCGATGGCACGGGGCGTCGCCCCCTCTTGGATCGCGAAGTCGCCATCCGGGCGTTCTGGTGGTCGCTCGACAGCACGCGTCTGCTCGTAGCTGTCGCGTCTCGGCGAGGCGGAGTCGAGCTCGAGGGGCGCGTGATCCAGGTGGAGACAGGCGACGTGAGTCGGCTCTCGAATAGCGACTGGATGCGCGGCTGGAATCACTGGGAACCGGGCAAGACCGAAGTCGTCAATCCGCGCACGCGCCTGTTGGACGCGCTGGCGGGCGTCGAGTTCCCCTACTGGTCGCCGGATGCCCAGTTCGTCGCGTTCGTTCGGGACGGCTCTCTGGCGCTGGCGCACGTGGAGACGGTGTCATCCAGCGGGCAGTGGTTCCTCTTCAACAACGAGCCCCCAGCCGACGGCATCTTCGACTGGTCCTGGGACGGTCAGAGCCTGCTCTTCCAGATCGCCGGGAGCCCTGCCATCGCTACGCTGGCAGACGGGAAGTGGGGCGACATCATACCCATTACGACTCGTCGAGCCCAGGCGGCGTCTATCAACGACACAGGATCGCGCGTCGCATTCACGACGGTTCCGCCCGGTCAGAGGAATGCGGAGATCTTCGTCGTCGACCGGACGGGTGACAACGAGACGCGTCTGACTCACTCCATCGTGAACCACCTCGATCTGCACTGGCAGCCTGTGACGACGACGCCCATCGGCGCCGCCCAGGGCGAGTAGCCGATTCCGCGTGACATCGAGACCCGCCCATCTGCCGGTCACGGCTTGACAGCTTGTGCGCGGCGAGACAATACTTTAGGAACGCTACGTAAGCCACTCGTCGACTGATTACCCTCCTCTCGCTTCCGAGTCGCCCACAACGACCCGGGGCTTCGACTTCCCACCCCAGAGCCAGTTCCTTCCATCCTCCACGGCGCGTTGACGCCGGATCGAGACTGGAGCATCGGATCCATGAAACACGTGGCGATCGGTGTGGTATGTGTTTCTCTGTTTCTGACGGCTTGCGGCAACGGCGGACCCTCCACCCAAGGCAAGTCCTACACGCAGTGGGCGAAGCTGATGGCATCCCAAGACGAGTCAGACCGTCAGAAGGCTGCCCACGCCCTCGGCGCGGCGGGCCCCACGGCGATTCCAACGGTCGTTGGGGTGCTCAACGGCGACAGCCCGGAAGGCAGCGTCGCCGCTGTGACGGCGCTTTGGGTCATGGGAATCCCAGCGGTTCCCGAGCTCATCAAGGCGTTGAGCCATGCTGAACCGACTGTGCGGTGCAAGGCTGCCGAAGCGCTCGGAGCGGTAGGCATCAGCGCCGACTCGGCGGTTCCCGCGCTGGTTTCGGCGATCGATGACAATCACGCCGAAGTTCAGCGCAAAGCGATGGACGCCGTCGTCAAGATGGGAGCGAAGGCTAAGCTGGCGGTTCCAGCGCTGATCGCCGTGCTGACGAGTGCCGACGAGCAGTTGAAGGTCTGCGCAGCCAGATCCCTGGCGACGTTGGGACCCGACGCGCGCGAAGCGCTACCGGCTCTGATGGAGATCGCTCAGGCTCCCGACCCGCTCGGGTCTACTGCGCGAGCTGCGGTGGAGCGGATCCGCTAGGAGTCGGGTCCATCAACGTGCTGTCGCGGGCGGTGAGACGGTAGGTCTTGCCGACCGGCGTCCGCACGAGCAAAGCCCCATCGTCGTCCAATCCTGAGGCGACGCCGTCGATGACGGCGTCGCCCGACCGTACGCGGACGAGCGTTCCCAACGTCGTCGTCCGTCGGGATGCCTCGGCGATGAGGGCTTCGTGTTCCCCCTCCTGAAGCTTCCAGTAGAGCGGCTCGAACGACTTGAGGATCGATGCCAAGAGCCCGGTTCGGCTCACGGGTCCGCCGCTCGCGTACGCCAGGCTGGTTGCGGTCGCCCGAAGCTCCTCCGGCAGATCGGATTGCGCCGCGTTCACGTTGATACCCACACCCGCGACCCAGCACCCGCGCCCCGATTCCGGACGAGCCGCCTCGATCAGTATCCCGCCGACCTTCATTTCCTCGACCGTGATGTCGTTGGGCCACTTGATGGCGGGTCGCGCGCTGGTCGCCGATTCCACGGCGCGGCAGACGGCGACTGCCGTCGCTAGTGTCAGCAGAGCCGGGCGCGCGATGCGAGCTCGGGGCGCCAACAGCAGCGAGAAGAGCAGGTTCTCACGCGGCGCAGAGTGCCAGCTTCTTCCGAATCGCCCTCTGCCGCGAGTCTGGTGCTCGGCGACGATCAGAGCGCCGTCAACGCCTCGACCATGCGCAGCCAGATCGAGTGCGACGTCGTTGGTCGAACCGACGCACTCGTAGGCGATGATGGCGGAGCCCAGCGAGCACCCGTCGAGTAGTGGGCGTAGCGCCTCTTCGGTCAGCGGCTCGTCGTGGCTCATATGGAGCCTGGTGCGCGCACAACCGTGTCCAGCCCGATGTCCAACGGTGGGGCGCTCGTGATGGCGCTCGTGGAGATGATGTCCACGCCGGTCGCGGCGTAGTCGCGGACCGTCTCAAGCACGATGCCGCCGGACGCCTCCAGAAGCGCTCTGCCTTGCGCGCGCTCGACCGCCGCGCGAGTCCGAGCCGGTGTCATGTTGTCGAGGAGGACGATGTCCGCGCCGGCTTCGAGCGCTTCGTCGAGCTGCTCCAGCGTATCGACTTCGATCTCGACCTTCATCGTGTGAGGCGCTCCCGCTCGGGCGGATCGGATCGCCTCCCGCACCGATCCGCAGACGGCGATGTGGTTGTCCTTGATGAGGATGCCGTCGAACAACCCGAACCGGTGATTGCTCCCGCCGCCGACGCGCACAGCGTACTTGCTCAGCGCGCGCCAGCCGGGGATCGTCTTGCGCAGATCGACGACGCGGACGGGATAGGGCTCCACAGCGGCAACGAACTGCGCCGTTGCCGTGGCGATGCCGCAGAGCCGCTGCAGGAAGTTCAGCGCGGTGCGCTCAGCCGCCAGGATCGACCGGGCGTTGCCGGAGACGTTCGCAATCGGCTCTCCTGCCACGAGCCGGTCGCCGTCGCGCATCGCGGCGTCGATGCGGACTCGATCGTCCACCCGGTGGAACACGGCGGCGACGACGTCGATGCCGGCGAGCACGCCTTCGACCCGAGGCACGATGATCGTGTCGGCGGTGGCATCCGGCGGGATCGTCACCGAGGAGGTGATGTCCCCTCCTCCGACGTCTTCCTGCAGGGCGAGGTCGAACAAAGCGCGGACGTTCGGATCCGACAAGATGGACATCGTCACTTCCAGTGGGTCGCGATGAGTGTGCCGAAGCGAGGGTCCTCGCGCAGTTCGTCGAATGCCGGGTCGCGGTCGATCGCGTAGACCCTCGCGCTGTCCAGCGCCAGCACCTGCGTCAGGCTGTCGATGGCGTCGGGAAGGCGCTTCATCGCGGTGTACACGCGCGCCAGGGCGTAATGCGCGTCGGCGGAGGTCGGTTCCAGCTCGACGCTCTCCTGAATCGCCTCCAGCGCGTCGGTCAGCCGCTCCGCGTTCAGATAGGCGACGCCGAGGTTCCGCAAAGCGAGAGAGCGCTGCTTGAACCTGGGGAAGGAAGCCGCTTGTTGGAAGTGCTCGATCGCCTGCTGGTAGTCGCCGTCGGCATTGAGGAGGGTTCCGAGAGCGTTGTGGGCTTCGGGGAACTTGGGTCGGAGCCGGACCGCCGCCTCGAGCTCCGTCTTCGCCTCCACGGTTCGACGCGCCTCGATGAGCTGAACCGCCTTGTTGTAGCGCTCGATGGCTTCGCGCCGTGCGCAGCTAGGCAGGACTGCCGTCAACAGGAGCAGAGCGACTCCCAGGAGCGCGTGTCTGCGCAGATGCCGCATCGGATCGTATCCTCCCTCTGCGCTGGGGCGCCCGTTACCGGACGTCCCAGCGCCAGGAGCGAGTTGTCTACGACTGCGTCTCGTTTCGGCTGAGCACCTTGTTGATGGCGTCGAGCAGCGCGATGACGCTCGCCTCGATGATGTCGGTGCTGCTTCCGACGCCGACGTAGTTCCGTCCGTCCTGACGGACTCGGACGGTCACTTCGCCGAGTGCGTCCTTGCCGCCGGTCACGGCGTGGATCGCGTAATCGGTCAGCTCCAGCTTGACGTTCGTGATGCGTTCCACGGCTCGGAACGACGCGTCGACGGGTCCGTCGCCGCTGGCAGCCTCCTCGAGCACCTGGTCATCTCGGCGGAGCCCGACCGTGGCGGTCGGAACCAGCTTGGTTCCACTGATCACCTGGACGTGCTCAAGAACGTACACCTGCGGCACGAGCCGAATCTGATCCTTGACGATGGCTTCCAGGTCGGCGTCATGGACCTCCTTCTTCTTGTCCGCCAGGGCGAGGAAACGCTCGTAGGTCTGGTCGAGCTGTTCATCCGTCAATTCATAGCCGAGCTCGCCCAGACGATGCCGCAGGGCGCGCCGACCGGAGCGCGGGCTCAGGACGATCTTGCTCGCCTGGATGCCGACATCCGTCGGATCCATGATCTCGAACGTGTTCCGTTCCTTGAGGACGCCGTCCTGGTGGATGCCGGAGCTGTGCGCGAACGCATTGGCTCCGACAATCGCCTTGTTGGGCGGAACCGGCATGTTCATCAGCCGCGACACGAGGCGGCTCGCCGGGACGATCTCGCGCGTGTTGACGCCTGTATGGGCGTCGCCGAACACGTCGCGGCGCGTCGCCAGCGCCATGACGCACTCTTCGAGGGACGTGTTCCCGGCGCGTTCGCCGACGCCGTTCACGGTGCACTCGATCTGCCGCGCGCCGTTGGCGACGGCGGCGAGGGCGTTCGACGTCGCCATGCCCAGGTCGTCGTGGCAATGGACGCTGATGCGGGCGTTCCGAGGGGCTGCCACTTCTTCGACGACCCGTCGGATCAGCTCGCCGAACTGCGTGGGAACCGCGTAGCCGACCGTGTCCGGGATGTTGATGATCGACGCGCCCGCCTCGATGGTCGCGGCGACGACTTCGTGCAAATAGACCGGATCGGTCCGGGTCGCGTCCATCGGCGAGAACTCGACCGTCTCGCACAGCGAACGCGCCAGCCGGACGGCGCGCACCGCCATTTCGAGGACCTCCTCGCGTCCCTTGCGCAGCTGCCCGCGCAGATGGATCTCCGAGGTTCCAACGAACGTGTGGATGCGCGGCTTCTCCGCGTGTTTGACCGCTTCCCAGCAGGCGACGATGTCGCGCTCGACGACTCGGGCGAGTCCGCAGACCTCGACGCCATGGACCTCTGCCGCGATCCGGCTCACCGCCTCGAAATCCGCTGGCGAGGAGATGGGAAAGCCGGCTTCGATGATGTCGACGTTCAGCCGGGCGAGCAGCTTGGCGATCTCGAACTTCTCGTCGATGCTCAGGGCGGCTCCCGGCGATTGCTCGCCATCCCGCAGCGTCGTGTCGAAGATGTGGACCCGGTTCGCGTCGGGAATCCCTGCGCTAGGCATGTTCGTGTTCCTCAGTGGATCGGTCGTTGTCTGTCGTGAGAGACGAGGGACGACGAGCTAAGGTCGCCGGGGTCCTCAGGGGCTTCGCGGCTGGCAAGTCCCATCTCCCTCACCTCCTTCCTGTGTCGGCGCGCCGTCCACCGAAGACGGCGATCTCAAAGACCTTCATGTAGCAGTCGACGTCCTGATAGCCGATCTCCCGAAGCCATTCGCACTGCGTCTCGACGGGTGCGAGGATGTTCGCCGCCTTGTCGGGGCGGTAGTAGTACTCGCGGGCGATCTCGTCGCGCGTCTTGCCGCTGGGCTGAGCCGAGTGCCACGCGAAGAGCGCGTCGATGAACAAGCTATCGAAGAGCTCCGTGACCCACGCCGTCGGTGACGACACGTGCTCGATGTGCACAAACGCCGCTCCTGGCGAGAGGAGCTCGTGAACCTCGGCGTAAAGCGCTCGCTTCCGCTCGTCCGGCAGATGGTGGATGGCGAACCCGGAGACGATGGCGTCGTACGGGGCATCGTCACGGATCGACTCGACCCACTGAGGTTCGCGCAGATCCGCTTTGGTCAGAACCACGCGCTCTCCGACATCGTGCATCGCCTCGGCTGCGGCGGTGAGCATCGCGTCGGAGAAGTCCACGAACACGCCCCGCGCAGCCGGGAACGCTTGCAGTAGAGACGCTCCCAGCAATCCGTTGCCGCATCCGAGATCGAGAACCCGCTCGACGCGTTCGCGGCTGGCTCTGACGACCCGCACCATCGTGTCGATCTGCTCGTTCGCCCGCGGGATGGCAGAGCGGATGCCCTTCAGGTACGTCTTCGCCAGTTCCGGCGACTTCCACACATCCGCCATCACCCTCTCCCTTCGGTCCGCCATCACCCTCTCCCTTCAGGGAGAGGGCAGGGGTGAGGGTCCTTCATGCCAACACGCTCCTGATATGCCTGCCATATTGCGCTTTGCACAGACTCGAACTCACCCATCACCTGGTTGTTCCAGAACCGAGGGACGCGGAATCCTAGAGCCGTCAGGTGCTCATCTCGCCGCCGGTCGTCTTCCGTCGTGTCTGCATGATGTCCGCCGTCCAGCTCAATGACGGGCCCTCGCTTGCGGCACACGAAATCGACGACGTACCTCCCGATCGGGTGCTGCCGACGGAACCGCGCTTCTGCGAATGCCTCGCTGCGGAGCCAACGTCACAGCTTTCGTTCGGCATCAGTCTGGCTCTGTCGCAACCCCCGCGCGATGCGTGTCTTCCAGTGGACCGATGACGGTTCGCGCATCGGAATCCTGCTCGGGCCCTCACCCTACCCTCTCCCTGAAGGGAGAGGGTTCCCGGGCCCTCCTGACGATTCTGCAACTCGCTCCACGCTGAGGGTTGCGGCGTGCTCACCGAGGCTGTGCTCCTTGACGAACGCATCGCTGGATGGGCTCTCGTCCACTCGGGCGGTCAGCGTCTCAGCGACCACGTAGTCGCGGAACCGCGCGAACGCCTGAGCCACGTCTCCGGCGCTCTGAACCGTCAGGACGATCCGGTCGGCAATGTGGAAGCCAGCTTCCTTGCGCATCGTTTGGATGCGGTTCACGAGCTCTCGCGCGAGCCCCTCAAGGCGGAGGTCATCGCTGATGGCAGTGTCCAGCGCGACGAAGGCTTCGTCCTCCTGGACGACGGCAAACGGCTCGCGACCCTCGAGGCGGATATCCACGTCGTCCGATGCCACGACGTACTCCGCGCCGTCGATGGACAGCCGGACCTCGCCGTTCGCGGCGAGCTTGGAGCGCAGCGAGACGGGGTCGGTTCCCGATCCGAGCTCGCGCGCGATGGCTTGCACTGCCTTTCCGAACTTGGGTCCCAGCGTGCGGAAGTTCGCCTTCACGGTGAACTCGGCGTAGTCCTCCAGGCGATCCCCCCACTCGACCGACTTGACGTTGAGCTCGTCCAGAACCGTTGCGAGGAGACTGGTCAGCGCGTGCCGTTCGTCGTCGGTCAGTCCGCCGACAACGATCCGCGACAGCGGTTGGCGAACGCGGATTTTCCGATCGTTCCGCGCTGCGAGACCCATGCGCACGACCTTCCGGGCGAGCTCCATCGAACGCTCCAGGTCGGCGTCGATCAGCGATTCGTCGGGCTCGGGGTAGTCGACGAAGTGGACGCTCTCGGGAGCCGCCGGGTCGAGCGACGTAACGAGGTTCCCGTAGATCTCTTCCGCAAGAAACGGGGCGAACGGAGCCAGCAGCGTCGCCACTCCCACCAGCACGTCGTGCAGCGTCCCAAACGCGGCGAGCTTGTCCCGTTCCACGTTCCAGAACGCTCGGTGCGCCCTCTCCTCGGAGTCGTCGTCCGACGCGCCGGTTCCCCAGAAGCGGTCGCGGCAGCGGCGGACGTACCAGTTGCTGAGATCGTCCACGAACTCCTCAAGGGCTCGCGTCGCCTGGGTGATCTGATAGTCCTCCATCTCGGTGCGGACCTTGCGGACCGTCGAGTGGAACCGAGACAGGATCCATCGATCCATGAGCGGCCGAGACTTCGGAGCCGGGGCTCCGCTCTGCGGATCGACGCCGTCCGCGTTCGCATAGAGGACGAAGAACCCGTAGACGTTGTAGAGGGTTCCCAGGAACCCCTTGACGACATCACTGACGGCGTCTTCGCCGAAAACCCGTCGCTGCCACGGCGGCGCGACGGTGTAGAAGTACCACCGCGCGGCGTCGGCTCCCTGCCGGTCGAGCACGCGGTTCGGATCGACGGCGTTGCCTCGGCTCTTGCTCATCTTCTGCCCGTCGGCTCCCAAGACGAGCTCCAGGCAGAGGCAGTTGCGGTAGGCGACGTCGTCGTAGAGGAACGCCCCGGTCGCCAGCAGGCTGTAGAACCAGCCGCGCGTCTGGTCGATGGCTTCGGAGATGAAGTCAGCCGGATAGCTGGCGGCGCGCCGTTCCTCGTTCTCGAAGGGCGCGTGCCATTGCGCGGTGTGGGCGCAGCCGGAGTCGAGCCACGCGTCGGCGACCTCCGGGATACGGCGCATCGTGCCGGAACACTCCGGACACGGGAACTCCACGGCGTCGATGTAGGGGCGATGGAACTCCAGGTCCGCCGGCGCATCGGGCGCGAGCTCCCGCAACTCGCTCTCGCTGCCGACACACAGCGTGCGGTTGCAGTCCGTGCAGCGCCAGATGGGCAGAGGCGTGCCCCAGTAGCGCTCGCGAGAGACCGCCCAATCGACGTTGTTGTCGAGCCAATCACCGAACCGCCCTCGCCGGATGTGATCCGGATACCAGCGGACCGAGTCGTTCAGCTCGACCATGCGGTCCTTGTACGCCGTCGTTTTGATGAACCACGAGCCGCGGGCGTAGTAGAGCAGCGGCGTGTCGCAGCGCCAGCAGA includes:
- a CDS encoding CDP-alcohol phosphatidyltransferase family protein; translation: MTPMAADVGTQVDRAARRALEVVSLPVARASVWLGVSPDVLTALGFVGNVVVAALIIQGRLAIAGVVMILAGLFDALDGAAARLAERAGKSGALLDSVIDRYAESAVYMGLLIYFFRANHLLGVALAFLAIIGSLLVSYIRARAEGLNIQCRVGLMQRGERIVLLAVGLIWGTWWPFEWASSSLGSAPFLVFCLGVLALLAHITALHRLIFSYNALQRAARS
- a CDS encoding class I SAM-dependent methyltransferase, with the translated sequence MADRRERVMADVWKSPELAKTYLKGIRSAIPRANEQIDTMVRVVRASRERVERVLDLGCGNGLLGASLLQAFPAARGVFVDFSDAMLTAAAEAMHDVGERVVLTKADLREPQWVESIRDDAPYDAIVSGFAIHHLPDERKRALYAEVHELLSPGAAFVHIEHVSSPTAWVTELFDSLFIDALFAWHSAQPSGKTRDEIAREYYYRPDKAANILAPVETQCEWLREIGYQDVDCYMKVFEIAVFGGRRADTGRR
- a CDS encoding Pup--protein ligase, whose translation is MKRRIFGLENEYGIICSSDRRGGKALSIQNAVMYLFREIISGRMYPDVFLENGARFYQDIGCHPEYATPECDDVLELVMHDRAGERIIESLAASAEKRMRQDSFMSRISVFKNNTDTPGNTYGCHENYLMDRNIGFRQMATQLIPFFVSRQVYCGAGKVRPENRGRFAISQRAQHIREDISIATTTARGIINTRDEPHADREKYRRLHVIVGDSNMSEFVTHLKVATTALVLQMIEENALDKRLELRESVRAIMQISDDLTCKREIELQSGKKMSAVALQREYWSLAEKYFARDRDPVIRDTLRRWDLVLSGLEEDPESLDRYLDWVAKRKIIESYVASRGIEWDSYATLRLDLEYHNIDTNKGIFYGMERRGLMERVVTEEQIQHAMRNPPETTRAKFRGKFVKLANESKILCGVNWSYIQLYEPYQKLFLSTDPLQPDFDEANRMIYSM
- a CDS encoding HEAT repeat domain-containing protein, encoding MKHVAIGVVCVSLFLTACGNGGPSTQGKSYTQWAKLMASQDESDRQKAAHALGAAGPTAIPTVVGVLNGDSPEGSVAAVTALWVMGIPAVPELIKALSHAEPTVRCKAAEALGAVGISADSAVPALVSAIDDNHAEVQRKAMDAVVKMGAKAKLAVPALIAVLTSADEQLKVCAARSLATLGPDAREALPALMEIAQAPDPLGSTARAAVERIR
- a CDS encoding tetratricopeptide repeat protein, with translation MRHLRRHALLGVALLLLTAVLPSCARREAIERYNKAVQLIEARRTVEAKTELEAAVRLRPKFPEAHNALGTLLNADGDYQQAIEHFQQAASFPRFKQRSLALRNLGVAYLNAERLTDALEAIQESVELEPTSADAHYALARVYTAMKRLPDAIDSLTQVLALDSARVYAIDRDPAFDELREDPRFGTLIATHWK
- a CDS encoding 2-isopropylmalate synthase, whose protein sequence is MPSAGIPDANRVHIFDTTLRDGEQSPGAALSIDEKFEIAKLLARLNVDIIEAGFPISSPADFEAVSRIAAEVHGVEVCGLARVVERDIVACWEAVKHAEKPRIHTFVGTSEIHLRGQLRKGREEVLEMAVRAVRLARSLCETVEFSPMDATRTDPVYLHEVVAATIEAGASIINIPDTVGYAVPTQFGELIRRVVEEVAAPRNARISVHCHDDLGMATSNALAAVANGARQIECTVNGVGERAGNTSLEECVMALATRRDVFGDAHTGVNTREIVPASRLVSRLMNMPVPPNKAIVGANAFAHSSGIHQDGVLKERNTFEIMDPTDVGIQASKIVLSPRSGRRALRHRLGELGYELTDEQLDQTYERFLALADKKKEVHDADLEAIVKDQIRLVPQVYVLEHVQVISGTKLVPTATVGLRRDDQVLEEAASGDGPVDASFRAVERITNVKLELTDYAIHAVTGGKDALGEVTVRVRQDGRNYVGVGSSTDIIEASVIALLDAINKVLSRNETQS
- a CDS encoding biotin--[acetyl-CoA-carboxylase] ligase translates to MSHDEPLTEEALRPLLDGCSLGSAIIAYECVGSTNDVALDLAAHGRGVDGALIVAEHQTRGRGRFGRSWHSAPRENLLFSLLLAPRARIARPALLTLATAVAVCRAVESATSARPAIKWPNDITVEEMKVGGILIEAARPESGRGCWVAGVGINVNAAQSDLPEELRATATSLAYASGGPVSRTGLLASILKSFEPLYWKLQEGEHEALIAEASRRTTTLGTLVRVRSGDAVIDGVASGLDDDGALLVRTPVGKTYRLTARDSTLMDPTPSGSAPPQLAQ
- the prcA gene encoding proteasome subunit alpha, giving the protein MPSPLLVSPEQIMQEKDELARRGIELGREVLAVEYADGVAFIAENASSTLNKVSEVYDRIAFAGVGSFQEYDPLRMVGIEHSEVKGYTYSREDVTARWLANLYSQYVGNVWRQFDAKPLEIELLVAEVGEPGISPTRLYRISYDGRLSEDKNVSVIGGKAEALRSWLLERFAEGLALDAAVRLALDALRTVREGDETDQDEAEGAREEISSERLEVAVLDRHRGRRKFRRLASEEIADLIGDVAS
- the nadC gene encoding carboxylating nicotinate-nucleotide diphosphorylase, translating into MSILSDPNVRALFDLALQEDVGGGDITSSVTIPPDATADTIIVPRVEGVLAGIDVVAAVFHRVDDRVRIDAAMRDGDRLVAGEPIANVSGNARSILAAERTALNFLQRLCGIATATAQFVAAVEPYPVRVVDLRKTIPGWRALSKYAVRVGGGSNHRFGLFDGILIKDNHIAVCGSVREAIRSARAGAPHTMKVEIEVDTLEQLDEALEAGADIVLLDNMTPARTRAAVERAQGRALLEASGGIVLETVRDYAATGVDIISTSAITSAPPLDIGLDTVVRAPGSI